TGCCAAAGATCCCGCGACAGACAATGTACTCGATAGCGGAACATTTTAACAGAGTATGACGGGATGGCTTTAACAGTCATGGTTACAATCTCTTTTCTACAGAAGCTTGAATGCCTAAAAGTACCCGTGCTGGTTCTAAATAAACAAATGTCAGTATGATTACTTGCTCGTCTGTACTGATTGTTACATTATGAAGAACTTCTTGCGGGAAAACCCGTTCATGCTTTACCACTACAGTGTATTGCCCGATTGGCAGGTCATCAAAGCCTGCGTCTGCATGAATCAGGTCAATTGTCTCCTGGGCGATCGCTTGCCCATTTTGCCCAAGTAAAGTGATAAAGGCAATGCCATCAATTGAAGTCAGAGCATGATTCTCCTGATTGCGAATCATGACATAAATATCGGACATCTACTCAGCCTTATGTTCCCAGTGTCATGAGTGTATCCGATAACAAACGCGATCGCTTTTTAGTCTGATCAGGAGTCATTGGTTAAAAGTAGCACCACCAGTGCGATTACTGTTGTGTTCAACAATAAAGCCAGCGACAGGGTACGATTGCTGTAGCAAACCCCGATGGAGAGGCGCTATGTTCATCAGCCTGATTGCAGACTACGGAACCGGCGATCCAGCTTTTGCAGAGGTCACGCAACGTCTTTTGATGGCTCTACCTTCCTCCCAGATCCACTGCCTCTCGGTTCCTCCCTTCAGCACCTTGGCGACTGGCTTCTGGATTGCCCAACTCGGACTCAATCCCGGCCCGGAAGAGCGTCTCATTTATCACAACTGCGCTCCTCGCCAAGATGACCCGGAAGCGCGGCAAAACAATGAAGGCGAGGGATTAACTTATGCGCTGTTGCCTAATGGCGTCAAAGTGGTAGGTGTTTTTGCTGGTTACACTCTCTCTTTTATCAAAGACCATGCTCAAGTTTTGCAAACAGTCAAGGTTTCTAGAGGCGGGTCGCAGTTTCGTTCGCGGGATGTGTTTCCTAATGCAGCAGCCGCGATCGCTCAGGGAGACACTACCTATTTAGGGGAAGTTTTGAACCCCAGTCAAATCCCCGATGCACCAAGCGATCGCGTTGCTTGGATCGATGGCTACGGTAACATCAAAACGACAATCCCTGCCGATACAGTCAACCTAAAACCGGAAGAAAAAGTAGTCATTCGGGTCGGGGATGTTGTGAGCGATGCCATCTACTCTGACGGCAGTTTCCGCGTGCCTCAAGGAACTTTGGCGTTTTCACCGGGAAGCTCCGGCTGGAATACTGCTAAGGATGGAAAGCCTATC
This genomic stretch from Coleofasciculus sp. FACHB-1120 harbors:
- a CDS encoding SAM-dependent chlorinase/fluorinase, which translates into the protein MFISLIADYGTGDPAFAEVTQRLLMALPSSQIHCLSVPPFSTLATGFWIAQLGLNPGPEERLIYHNCAPRQDDPEARQNNEGEGLTYALLPNGVKVVGVFAGYTLSFIKDHAQVLQTVKVSRGGSQFRSRDVFPNAAAAIAQGDTTYLGEVLNPSQIPDAPSDRVAWIDGYGNIKTTIPADTVNLKPEEKVVIRVGDVVSDAIYSDGSFRVPQGTLAFSPGSSGWNTAKDGKPIRWMELFLRGGNAWERFGKPRVNQVVTRL